The Siniperca chuatsi isolate FFG_IHB_CAS linkage group LG12, ASM2008510v1, whole genome shotgun sequence genome has a segment encoding these proteins:
- the LOC122885683 gene encoding ras-related protein Rab-17-like — protein MGEKLPRVPGGARLHSDTLSRPVRTLRVKMVLLGSSGVGKSSLALRFSKDEFKCTSPTVGCAYLTRVVHLSEVTLRFEIWDTAGQEKYHSVTPLYYRGAHAALLVYDISKKETFIRAQVWLKELEKQYIPESTVIWLVGNKGDLAQDRQVSVQEGQSLANDRGLFFTETSALSGDQISQLLVAVAHRVYKCIGAQQGGLSEWRETPVVDLHHRDTLSPFASCCKVGP, from the exons ATGGGGGAAAAGCTCCCAAGGGTGCCAGGAGGAGCCCGGCTCCACAGTGACACTTTGAGTAGACCAGTGCGGACCCTCAGGGTTAAGATGGTACTTCTGGGAAGCTCTGGTGTGGGAAAGTCCAGTCTGGCACTACGATTTAGCAAGGATGAGTTCAAGTGTACATCACCTACTGTAGGCT GTGCCTACCTGACCCGGGTGGTGCATCTCAGTGAAGTCACTCTTCGCTTTGAGATATGGGACACGGCAGGGCAGGAAAAATATCACAGTGTCACCCCACTTTACTACAGAGGAGCCCACGCTGCACTCTTGGTCTATGATATCAGCAAAAAG GAAACATTTATCAGAGCTCAAGTGTGGCTCAAAGAGCTTGAGAAACAGTACATCCCAGAATCTACTGTCATATGGCTGGTAGGCAACAAGGGAGATCTGGCACAGGATCGACAAGTCTCAGTGCAG GAGGGACAGAGTCTGGCCAATGACAGGGGCTTATTCTTTACAGAGACATCAGCCCTGTCAGGGGATCAAATCAGCCAGCTGCTGGTAGCTGTAG CCCACAGAGTGTATAAGTGTATTGGAGCGCAGCAGGGAGGACTGTCAGAGTGGCGGGAGACACCAGTTGTGGATCTGCatcacagagacacactcagTCCTTTTGCATCCTGCTGCAAAGTTGGGCCCTAA